A single Paraburkholderia sp. FT54 DNA region contains:
- a CDS encoding molybdopterin-binding protein, with the protein MSISAINVRNQFKGKVKEIIRGPVVSEVDVDTPFGIVTSVITTRSIDELELTVGSEVIALVKSTEVSIARL; encoded by the coding sequence ATGAGCATTTCCGCAATCAACGTGCGCAATCAGTTCAAAGGCAAGGTCAAGGAAATCATCCGCGGACCGGTGGTGTCCGAAGTCGATGTGGATACACCGTTCGGTATCGTCACCTCGGTGATCACCACGCGCTCTATCGACGAACTCGAGCTGACGGTCGGCTCGGAAGTCATCGCGCTGGTGAAGTCGACGGAGGTGTCGATCGCGCGCCTGTGA